One part of the Xylanimonas allomyrinae genome encodes these proteins:
- a CDS encoding TetR/AcrR family transcriptional regulator, with protein sequence MTRDQDGRSTRWDDHRAARRAELVSAARKTVHRGGPGVSMDEIAAAAGTSKSIVYRYFEDKAGLRLAVSSAVVADMRDALARAAEDAPTPLGGLRAMVRVYLEMIEQSPQVYWFVTRTSIAGVEPDDRDAGPGVVGTPEAPLSAYLDSVIEIVARPFAELAGVSDDVAAAWAAGAVGHVRGAGEWWLAHREAGTTAMTREELTEHVTLWLWQGPVGVLHREPAGATAGSHPTHHDTRGIHA encoded by the coding sequence ATGACACGCGACCAGGACGGGCGCTCGACCCGCTGGGACGACCACCGCGCCGCGCGACGGGCCGAGCTCGTGAGCGCGGCCCGCAAGACCGTGCACCGCGGCGGCCCCGGCGTCTCGATGGACGAGATCGCTGCCGCAGCGGGGACGTCGAAGTCGATCGTCTACCGCTACTTCGAGGACAAGGCGGGCCTGCGGCTCGCCGTCTCGTCCGCGGTCGTCGCCGACATGCGTGACGCGCTCGCACGGGCAGCCGAGGACGCGCCGACGCCGCTCGGCGGCCTGCGCGCCATGGTGCGCGTCTACCTCGAGATGATCGAGCAGTCGCCGCAGGTCTACTGGTTCGTCACCCGCACCTCGATCGCCGGTGTCGAGCCCGACGACCGCGACGCCGGCCCCGGCGTCGTCGGGACGCCCGAGGCGCCGCTGTCGGCATACCTCGACTCGGTCATCGAGATCGTCGCGCGCCCGTTCGCCGAGCTCGCCGGGGTGTCCGACGACGTCGCCGCGGCCTGGGCGGCGGGCGCCGTCGGGCACGTGCGCGGCGCGGGCGAGTGGTGGCTGGCCCACCGGGAGGCGGGCACGACCGCGATGACCCGTGAGGAGCTCACCGAGCACGTGACGCTCTGGCTCTGGCAGGGCCCCGTCGGGGTCCTGCACCGCGAACCCGCCGGCGCCACGGCCGGCAGCCACCCCACCCACCACGACACGAGGGGGATCCACGCATGA
- a CDS encoding acyl-CoA dehydrogenase — protein sequence MTTTTEPGPLAAPAEAPVAEATSPAGQPRVAVAALHDALLGAWPQWRAAARARAAQPEFWKDESLSMDEHRERVLSQCHLMAKDPQHQSWLAFPERLGGRDAPGANLAGFEEFAIGDPSLQIKAGVQWGLFAAAILHLGTPEQQDRLLPGAMDLSVPGAFAMTETGHGSDVAAIGTTATYDPDTEEFVIHTPFRAAWKDYLGNAALHATAATVFARLVTGGVDYGVHCFYVPIRDAATGRFLPGVGGEDDGLKGGLRGVDNGRLWFDHVRVPRADLLARYGQVAADGTYTSSIDSPGRRFFTMLGALVQGRVSLDGAAGVASRIGLAIAIRYGAQRRQFASARPQDEVVLLDYATHRKRLFPRIAETYAMHYAHERLLDLFDQVFSGRGDTPEQRQDLETMAAALKATSTDFVLGTLQECREACGGAGFLTENRLTSLRADLDVYATFEGDNTVLLQLVGKRLVGDYAKAMGAQVRTGQGKARFVLDRVIDTALHRTPLRAAVQTVADAVARPAAGAWFDAGSQHELLAGRVAAKVEAVALALRPARSADPVTGQAIFDRHQVALVDAARAHADLVRWDAFTAAVDATPDAGTRTVLGWLRDVYALTVIEQDLAWFLAHGRLSTTRARAVESELDGLLRRLRPHVLDLVDAWGLGDDHLRAAIATGAERVRQDEARAYYAAERESGKAPTPEKSLKARAR from the coding sequence ATGACCACCACGACCGAGCCCGGCCCGCTGGCCGCGCCCGCCGAGGCACCCGTGGCCGAGGCCACGAGCCCTGCCGGCCAGCCGCGCGTCGCCGTCGCCGCGCTGCACGACGCGCTCCTGGGCGCCTGGCCGCAGTGGCGTGCGGCTGCGCGGGCCCGGGCGGCGCAGCCCGAGTTCTGGAAGGACGAGTCGCTGTCGATGGACGAGCATCGCGAGCGCGTGCTCTCCCAGTGCCACCTCATGGCCAAGGACCCGCAGCACCAGTCGTGGCTCGCGTTCCCCGAGCGGCTCGGGGGCCGGGACGCCCCGGGCGCCAACCTCGCCGGGTTCGAGGAGTTCGCGATCGGCGACCCGTCGCTGCAGATCAAGGCGGGCGTGCAGTGGGGCCTGTTCGCCGCGGCGATCCTGCACCTGGGCACGCCCGAGCAGCAGGACCGCCTGCTGCCGGGCGCGATGGACCTGTCGGTGCCGGGTGCGTTCGCGATGACGGAGACGGGCCACGGCTCCGACGTCGCCGCCATCGGCACCACGGCGACCTACGACCCGGACACCGAGGAGTTCGTGATCCACACCCCGTTCCGCGCGGCGTGGAAGGACTACCTGGGCAACGCGGCCCTGCACGCGACGGCCGCGACGGTGTTCGCCCGGCTGGTCACGGGCGGCGTCGACTACGGCGTGCACTGCTTCTACGTGCCGATCCGCGACGCCGCGACCGGCCGGTTCCTGCCGGGCGTCGGCGGCGAGGACGACGGCCTCAAGGGCGGCCTGCGCGGTGTCGACAACGGGCGGCTCTGGTTCGACCACGTGCGCGTCCCGCGCGCCGACCTGCTGGCCCGCTACGGCCAGGTCGCCGCGGACGGCACCTACACGTCCTCGATCGACAGCCCCGGCCGCCGCTTCTTCACCATGCTGGGCGCCCTGGTCCAGGGTCGCGTCTCGCTCGACGGCGCCGCGGGCGTCGCCTCGCGCATCGGCCTGGCCATCGCGATCCGCTACGGCGCGCAGCGCCGCCAGTTCGCGAGCGCGCGCCCGCAGGACGAGGTCGTGCTGCTCGACTACGCCACGCACCGCAAGCGCCTGTTCCCGCGCATCGCCGAGACGTATGCGATGCACTACGCCCACGAGCGCCTGCTCGACCTGTTCGACCAGGTGTTCAGCGGCCGCGGCGACACCCCGGAGCAGCGCCAGGACCTGGAGACCATGGCCGCCGCGCTCAAGGCGACCTCGACGGACTTCGTGCTCGGCACCCTTCAGGAGTGCCGTGAGGCGTGCGGCGGCGCGGGCTTCCTCACCGAGAACCGCCTCACGAGCCTGCGCGCCGACCTCGACGTGTACGCGACGTTCGAGGGCGACAACACCGTGCTGCTCCAGCTTGTCGGCAAGCGCCTCGTGGGCGACTACGCGAAGGCCATGGGCGCGCAGGTGCGCACCGGTCAGGGCAAGGCCCGGTTCGTGCTCGACCGCGTGATCGACACGGCCCTGCACCGCACGCCGCTGCGCGCCGCCGTCCAGACGGTCGCCGACGCCGTCGCGCGCCCCGCCGCCGGGGCGTGGTTCGACGCCGGCTCCCAGCACGAGCTGCTCGCGGGGCGCGTGGCCGCGAAGGTCGAGGCCGTGGCGCTCGCGCTGCGGCCCGCGCGTTCGGCCGACCCGGTCACGGGGCAGGCGATCTTCGACCGGCACCAGGTCGCGCTCGTCGACGCCGCCCGCGCGCACGCCGACCTGGTGCGCTGGGACGCGTTCACCGCAGCGGTCGACGCGACGCCCGACGCCGGCACGCGCACCGTGCTCGGCTGGCTGCGCGACGTCTACGCGCTGACCGTGATCGAGCAGGACCTCGCCTGGTTCCTCGCCCACGGCCGTCTCTCGACGACGCGGGCCCGCGCCGTCGAGTCGGAGCTCGACGGGCTGCTGCGCCGCCTGCGCCCCCACGTGCTCGACCTGGTCGACGCGTGGGGTCTGGGCGACGACCACCTGCGCGCCGCGATCGCCACGGGCGCCGAGCGCGTCCGCCAGGACGAGGCCCGGGCGTACTACGCGGCCGAGCGCGAGTCGGGGAAGGCCCCCACGCCGGAGAAGTCGCTCAAGGCCCGCGCGCGCTGA
- a CDS encoding acetyl-CoA C-acetyltransferase, which translates to MATRTTTRTSPPGVRDAVVVGGNRIPFSRAGRTYADASNQELLTAAIDGLVARFGLQGERLGEVAGGAVLKHSRDFNLVRECVLGSSLSPQTPAYDVQQACATGLEAAIAVTNKIRLGQIDSGIAGGTDTVSDAPIAVGEGLRRVLLEVSHAKTVQARLRALAKLRPADLKPLTPVTDEPRTGLSMGEHQAVTTARWGITREAQDEVALASHQHLAAAWDAGFFDDLATPFRGLTRDDNLRPDTSLEKLAALKPVFGKALVGPAEPTMTAGNSTPLTDGASAVLLASREWAHEHDLPVLARFVDAETAAVDFVHGHEGLLMAPVHAVPRLLARNGLTLDDVDFYEIHEAFASTVLTTLAAWEDDEYCRTELGLPGALGKVDPARINVNGSSVAAGHPFAATGGRIVATAAKLVAQRAAQTGKPARALISICAAGGLGAAAILESA; encoded by the coding sequence GTGGCCACACGAACCACCACCCGCACCAGCCCGCCCGGCGTCCGCGACGCCGTCGTCGTCGGAGGCAACCGCATCCCGTTCTCCCGGGCCGGCCGCACCTACGCCGACGCCTCGAACCAGGAACTGCTCACCGCAGCCATCGACGGGCTCGTCGCCAGGTTCGGCCTCCAGGGCGAACGCCTGGGCGAGGTCGCGGGCGGCGCGGTGCTCAAGCACTCGCGCGACTTCAACCTCGTGCGCGAGTGCGTGCTCGGATCGTCGCTCTCGCCCCAGACCCCGGCCTACGACGTCCAGCAGGCATGCGCGACCGGCCTGGAGGCCGCGATCGCCGTGACCAACAAGATCCGCCTCGGGCAGATCGACTCCGGCATCGCGGGCGGCACCGACACCGTGTCCGACGCCCCCATCGCCGTCGGCGAGGGGCTGCGGCGCGTGCTGCTCGAGGTCTCGCACGCCAAGACCGTCCAGGCGCGGCTGCGAGCGCTCGCCAAGCTGCGCCCCGCCGACCTCAAGCCGCTCACGCCCGTGACCGACGAGCCCCGCACCGGCCTGTCCATGGGAGAGCACCAGGCGGTCACCACCGCCCGCTGGGGCATCACGCGCGAGGCGCAGGACGAGGTCGCGCTGGCCTCCCACCAGCACCTCGCGGCGGCATGGGACGCAGGCTTCTTCGACGACCTCGCCACCCCGTTCCGCGGGCTGACGCGCGACGACAACCTGCGCCCCGACACCTCGCTGGAGAAGCTCGCCGCGCTCAAGCCGGTGTTCGGCAAGGCGCTCGTCGGCCCTGCCGAGCCCACCATGACCGCCGGCAACTCCACCCCCCTGACCGACGGCGCCTCGGCCGTGCTGCTCGCCTCGCGCGAGTGGGCGCACGAGCACGACCTGCCGGTGCTGGCCCGGTTCGTCGACGCCGAGACGGCCGCCGTCGACTTCGTGCACGGCCACGAGGGCCTGCTCATGGCCCCCGTCCACGCCGTCCCGCGCCTGCTGGCGCGCAACGGGCTCACGCTCGACGACGTCGACTTCTACGAGATCCACGAGGCGTTCGCCTCGACCGTGCTGACCACGCTCGCCGCGTGGGAGGACGACGAGTACTGCCGCACGGAGCTCGGGCTGCCGGGGGCGCTCGGCAAGGTCGACCCGGCCCGCATCAACGTCAACGGCTCGTCGGTCGCGGCCGGGCACCCGTTCGCCGCGACCGGGGGGCGCATCGTGGCCACGGCGGCCAAGCTCGTCGCCCAGCGGGCCGCGCAGACGGGCAAGCCCGCGCGAGCGCTCATCTCGATCTGCGCCGCCGGTGGGCTCGGCGCCGCCGCGATCCTCGAGTCGGCGTGA
- a CDS encoding LCP family protein has protein sequence MTAWPRRRAVVLTAVLALVAAVAADVATIAARVDRVAIPATASTGARSTHRQTWVLVGLDSRDAAPDGPDYYGIAEAVTDPPHADAIVVLTVEDGHATALAVPRELRVRPADGEPDRVGVLVARGWDAFVTGMCEGLGIPTDHLVAVTMRGFAGAVDAVGGVEVTLPAPTRDLSTGLDLPAGVQRLDGVQALSLVRSRHTETLVDGVWQQVDDRTGAFDRAAGVGAMLSTMAARLHGVRSPLTFQRLAWNVGGQTSLDTSTSLFGLTALRSAGAVDVKTLPVVATATPLVSRVGDETRRVLEGAGYGPGACAVVRDAEG, from the coding sequence GTGACGGCCTGGCCGCGTCGCCGCGCCGTCGTCCTGACGGCCGTCCTCGCCCTGGTCGCGGCCGTCGCGGCAGACGTCGCCACGATCGCCGCCCGGGTCGACCGCGTCGCGATCCCTGCGACCGCGTCGACCGGCGCCCGCAGCACCCACCGGCAGACCTGGGTCCTGGTCGGTCTCGACTCGCGCGACGCCGCCCCCGACGGGCCCGACTACTACGGCATCGCGGAGGCCGTCACCGACCCGCCGCACGCCGACGCCATCGTCGTGCTCACCGTCGAGGACGGTCACGCGACGGCGCTCGCGGTGCCCCGCGAGCTGCGGGTGCGGCCGGCCGACGGTGAGCCCGACCGGGTCGGCGTTCTCGTGGCGCGGGGGTGGGACGCGTTCGTCACGGGGATGTGCGAGGGCCTCGGGATCCCGACCGACCATCTGGTCGCCGTGACCATGCGCGGCTTCGCGGGCGCGGTCGACGCGGTCGGCGGCGTCGAGGTCACCCTTCCCGCCCCGACGCGCGACCTGAGCACGGGCCTCGACCTGCCCGCGGGGGTCCAGCGCCTCGACGGGGTGCAGGCCCTGTCGCTGGTGCGTTCCCGGCACACCGAGACGCTCGTGGACGGCGTGTGGCAGCAGGTCGACGACCGCACCGGCGCGTTCGACCGCGCGGCCGGCGTGGGCGCCATGCTCTCGACCATGGCGGCGCGACTGCACGGGGTGCGCTCCCCGCTGACGTTCCAGCGACTCGCGTGGAACGTCGGGGGTCAGACCAGCCTCGACACGTCGACGTCTCTGTTCGGCCTCACCGCGCTCCGGTCGGCCGGGGCCGTCGACGTCAAGACGCTTCCCGTCGTGGCCACGGCGACCCCGCTGGTGTCCCGGGTCGGCGACGAGACCCGGCGGGTGCTGGAGGGCGCCGGGTACGGACCGGGGGCGTGCGCCGTGGTCCGTGACGCCGAGGGGTGA
- a CDS encoding class F sortase → MSVACVSVVVAACVLVFGHAPKPDPVAAASPTASATPAAPLPTATSLAFGQAPQLTISSLGIDAPLHAYTAEEAAQGYDEVAGTPCLVDGRIVCIDPVDLADVVWQQGASDGVLYGAAPSAQAQQNVYLFGHADATGTAIFSRIGELAAGDTIEITTSAGPLTYDVHEVITVGKDGYTSLPKAVEQVPGRLLLVTCDHRAGAALTGAGYAEDNIVVLAQLETTTAQR, encoded by the coding sequence GTGTCCGTCGCCTGTGTGTCAGTCGTCGTGGCGGCCTGCGTCCTCGTCTTCGGGCACGCGCCGAAGCCCGATCCGGTGGCAGCGGCTTCACCGACCGCGAGCGCGACGCCGGCGGCCCCGCTGCCCACGGCTACGTCCCTCGCGTTCGGCCAGGCCCCGCAGCTGACCATCTCCAGCCTGGGGATCGACGCCCCCTTGCACGCCTACACGGCCGAAGAGGCCGCTCAGGGGTATGACGAGGTCGCAGGGACGCCGTGCCTGGTGGACGGCAGAATCGTGTGCATCGACCCGGTCGACCTCGCCGACGTCGTGTGGCAGCAGGGCGCGAGCGACGGCGTGCTCTACGGCGCGGCCCCCTCGGCTCAGGCCCAGCAGAACGTGTACCTCTTCGGGCACGCCGACGCGACGGGCACGGCGATCTTCTCCCGCATCGGCGAGCTCGCGGCGGGCGACACGATCGAGATCACCACGAGCGCGGGCCCCCTGACCTACGACGTGCACGAGGTGATCACGGTCGGCAAGGACGGCTACACGAGCCTGCCGAAGGCGGTCGAGCAGGTCCCCGGGCGCCTGCTGCTGGTCACCTGCGACCATCGCGCCGGTGCTGCGCTGACCGGCGCCGGGTACGCCGAGGACAACATCGTGGTCCTCGCCCAGCTCGAGACCACCACCGCCCAGCGGTGA
- the purL gene encoding phosphoribosylformylglycinamidine synthase subunit PurL: MTAAAARPTLDTVENAAATPDEVQPFAELGLKPDEYQRIRDILGRRPTAAELAMYSVMWSEHCSYKSSKVHLKKFGERVTDEMKQHLLVGIGENAGVVDIGDGWAVTFKVESHNHPSFVEPYQGAATGVGGIVRDIISMGARPVAVMDQLRFGAVDHPDTARVVHGVVSGVGGYGNSLGLPNIGGELVFDASYQGNPLVNALCVGVLRHEDIHLANASGVGNKVILFGARTGGDGIGGASILASETFEDGVPAKRPSVQVGDPFMEKVLIECCLELFAAQVVEGIQDLGAAGISCATSELASNGEGGMHVFLDDVLLRDPSLNAGEILMSESQERMMAVVTPAKLDQFMAITAKWDVETSIVGEVNDSGRLTIDHHGQRIVDVDPRTVAHEGPTYDRPYARPAWQDALVADTTATLPRPSDAAGFRAAALRLLASPNLASKAWVTDQYDRFVQGNTALAQPDDGGVIRVDETTNLGVALATDANGRYAKLDPRTGAQLALAEAYRNVATAGATPMAVTDCLNFGSPENPDSMWQLVEAIEGLADACQTLGVPVTGGNVSLYNETGAPGLADSAIHPTPVVGVLGVLDDVRAAVPSGWRAAGLRVLLLGATADELDGSAWADVEHGHLGGVPPRVDLAAEKALASVLIGAREAGLAVAAHDLSEGGLVQALVESSLRYGVGVTASVAGVVERDGVSPFAALFSETTARALVAVDPAREADLVAAATAAGVPVLPLGTTGGDAVVIDDVTIALAEAREAHEGTLPQLFG; the protein is encoded by the coding sequence ATGACCGCCGCCGCTGCCCGCCCCACGCTCGACACCGTGGAGAACGCCGCCGCCACCCCGGACGAGGTGCAGCCCTTCGCCGAGCTCGGCCTCAAGCCCGACGAGTACCAGCGCATCCGCGACATCCTGGGCCGCCGCCCCACGGCCGCCGAGCTCGCCATGTACTCGGTCATGTGGAGCGAGCACTGCTCGTACAAGTCGTCCAAGGTGCACCTGAAGAAGTTCGGGGAGCGCGTCACCGACGAGATGAAGCAGCACCTGCTGGTGGGCATCGGCGAGAACGCCGGCGTCGTCGACATCGGTGACGGCTGGGCCGTGACGTTCAAGGTCGAGTCGCACAACCACCCGTCGTTCGTCGAGCCGTACCAGGGTGCGGCCACCGGCGTCGGCGGCATCGTGCGCGACATCATCTCGATGGGCGCACGCCCGGTCGCCGTCATGGACCAGCTCCGCTTCGGTGCCGTTGACCACCCCGACACGGCCCGCGTGGTGCACGGCGTGGTCTCCGGCGTCGGCGGGTACGGCAACTCGCTCGGCCTGCCGAACATCGGCGGCGAGCTCGTGTTCGACGCCTCCTACCAGGGCAACCCGCTCGTCAACGCGCTGTGCGTGGGCGTGCTGCGCCATGAGGACATCCACCTCGCGAACGCGTCCGGGGTGGGCAACAAGGTCATCCTGTTCGGTGCCCGCACGGGGGGCGACGGCATCGGCGGTGCCTCGATCCTCGCGTCCGAGACGTTCGAGGACGGCGTGCCCGCCAAGCGCCCGTCGGTGCAGGTGGGCGACCCCTTCATGGAGAAGGTGCTCATCGAGTGCTGCCTGGAGCTGTTCGCCGCCCAGGTGGTCGAGGGCATCCAGGACCTGGGCGCCGCGGGCATCTCGTGCGCCACCTCCGAGCTCGCGTCCAACGGCGAGGGCGGCATGCACGTGTTCCTCGACGACGTGCTGCTGCGCGACCCGTCGCTCAACGCGGGCGAGATCCTCATGTCGGAGTCGCAGGAGCGCATGATGGCCGTCGTCACGCCGGCCAAGCTCGACCAGTTCATGGCGATCACCGCGAAGTGGGACGTCGAGACGTCGATCGTCGGCGAGGTCAACGACTCGGGGCGCCTCACCATCGACCACCACGGCCAGCGCATCGTCGACGTCGACCCGCGCACCGTCGCGCACGAGGGCCCCACCTACGACCGGCCCTACGCGCGCCCGGCCTGGCAGGACGCGCTCGTCGCGGACACCACGGCCACGCTGCCGCGTCCGTCGGACGCGGCGGGCTTCCGGGCCGCCGCGCTGCGCCTGCTCGCCTCGCCCAACCTCGCCTCGAAGGCGTGGGTCACCGACCAGTACGACCGGTTCGTGCAGGGCAACACGGCTCTCGCCCAGCCCGACGACGGCGGCGTGATCCGCGTCGACGAGACCACGAACCTCGGCGTCGCGCTCGCCACGGACGCCAACGGCCGGTACGCCAAGCTCGACCCGCGCACGGGCGCCCAGCTCGCGCTCGCCGAGGCGTACCGCAACGTGGCGACGGCGGGGGCCACGCCCATGGCCGTGACCGACTGCCTCAACTTCGGCTCCCCGGAGAACCCCGACTCCATGTGGCAGCTCGTCGAGGCCATCGAGGGCCTGGCGGACGCCTGCCAGACGCTGGGCGTCCCCGTGACCGGCGGCAACGTCTCGCTCTACAACGAGACGGGCGCCCCCGGCCTGGCCGACTCGGCCATCCACCCGACGCCCGTGGTGGGCGTGCTCGGCGTGCTCGACGACGTCCGCGCCGCGGTGCCCTCGGGCTGGCGTGCGGCGGGGCTGCGCGTGCTGCTGCTGGGCGCGACGGCCGACGAGCTCGACGGGTCCGCCTGGGCGGACGTCGAGCACGGTCACCTGGGCGGCGTGCCCCCGCGCGTCGACCTCGCGGCCGAGAAGGCGCTCGCGTCGGTGCTGATCGGCGCCCGCGAGGCCGGCCTCGCCGTGGCCGCGCACGACCTGTCCGAGGGTGGCCTGGTCCAGGCCCTCGTCGAGTCGTCGCTGCGCTACGGCGTGGGCGTCACCGCATCGGTCGCGGGCGTGGTGGAGCGAGACGGCGTCAGCCCGTTCGCGGCCCTGTTCAGCGAGACGACGGCGCGCGCGCTCGTCGCGGTCGACCCGGCACGCGAGGCCGACCTGGTGGCAGCGGCGACGGCCGCCGGCGTCCCGGTCCTGCCGCTCGGCACGACGGGCGGCGACGCCGTCGTGATCGACGACGTGACCATCGCGCTGGCCGAGGCTCGCGAGGCCCACGAGGGGACGTTGCCGCAGCTCTTCGGCTGA
- a CDS encoding 3-oxoacyl-ACP reductase has product MTDAYTRAVNTGLTKTLARKLGLPRPALLRRYKPGAPLTTGPVLLISDPASAATADAVAKVLAGWDLAVHRGSSSSDRAPEGTIGRQTAEEPRWGAVILVLADAEGPGEVSAAVLAAGAAVKRLAPSGRVVTVSRAAEPGDPPAVAAVRQGVDGFVRSLAKELRAGATGNGIVLTGGATGDDTSTQAALRFFLSAKSAYVDGQLLSVGPTPFGLAAWTPAYWDKPLDGKVAVVTGAARGIGAAIARTLARDGATVVCVDVPAAGEGLARTANAVRGTALQLDVTAPDAGEKILAHATARHGRLDVVVHNAGITRDKLLANMDTARWDSVVAVNVEAQLRINAHLLEAAGRGELDGLRIVSLASTSGIAGNRGQTNYAFTKAGVIGHTAATAALLAEHGGTANAVAPGFIETDMTRHIPFATRQVARRLSSLLQGGEPVDVAEAIAFLASPLAAGVTGQTLRVCGQNMVGR; this is encoded by the coding sequence ATGACTGACGCGTACACCCGGGCCGTCAACACCGGCCTGACCAAGACCCTCGCCAGGAAGCTCGGCCTGCCTCGCCCGGCGCTCCTGCGCCGCTACAAGCCGGGCGCCCCTCTCACGACGGGCCCGGTGCTGCTGATCTCCGACCCCGCGAGCGCCGCGACCGCCGACGCCGTCGCCAAGGTGCTGGCGGGCTGGGACCTGGCGGTACACCGCGGCAGTTCGTCGTCCGATCGTGCGCCCGAGGGCACGATCGGACGACAGACTGCCGAGGAGCCCCGCTGGGGCGCGGTCATCCTGGTGCTGGCCGACGCCGAGGGGCCGGGCGAGGTCTCTGCCGCGGTGCTGGCAGCGGGGGCGGCGGTCAAGCGGCTCGCACCCAGCGGGCGCGTCGTCACCGTGTCCCGCGCCGCGGAGCCCGGCGACCCGCCCGCGGTCGCCGCCGTGCGGCAGGGCGTCGACGGGTTCGTGCGCTCGCTGGCCAAGGAGCTGCGGGCCGGGGCCACCGGGAACGGCATCGTGCTGACCGGGGGCGCCACCGGCGACGACACGAGCACGCAGGCCGCGTTGCGGTTCTTCCTGTCCGCCAAGAGCGCCTACGTCGACGGCCAGCTCCTGTCCGTCGGCCCGACGCCGTTCGGGCTCGCGGCGTGGACGCCCGCGTACTGGGACAAGCCCCTCGACGGCAAGGTCGCGGTCGTCACGGGTGCCGCGCGCGGCATCGGTGCGGCCATCGCACGCACGCTCGCGCGCGACGGCGCCACCGTGGTGTGCGTCGACGTGCCGGCCGCCGGCGAGGGCCTGGCCCGCACCGCCAACGCGGTGCGCGGCACGGCACTTCAGCTCGACGTCACCGCGCCCGACGCCGGCGAGAAGATCCTCGCGCACGCCACGGCACGCCACGGGCGCCTCGACGTCGTCGTCCACAACGCAGGGATCACCCGGGACAAGCTGCTGGCCAACATGGACACGGCGCGGTGGGACTCGGTGGTGGCCGTCAACGTCGAGGCACAGCTGCGCATCAACGCGCACCTGCTGGAGGCGGCCGGGCGAGGCGAGCTCGACGGGCTGCGCATCGTCTCGCTGGCCTCGACGTCGGGCATCGCGGGCAACCGCGGGCAGACCAACTACGCGTTCACCAAGGCGGGAGTCATCGGGCACACGGCCGCGACGGCGGCGCTGCTGGCGGAACACGGCGGCACCGCCAACGCCGTCGCGCCCGGGTTCATCGAGACCGACATGACGCGGCACATCCCCTTCGCGACCCGGCAGGTGGCGCGGCGGCTGTCGTCGCTGCTGCAGGGCGGCGAGCCCGTCGACGTCGCCGAGGCGATCGCGTTCCTCGCCTCACCGCTCGCAGCGGGCGTCACGGGGCAGACCCTGCGGGTGTGCGGGCAGAACATGGTGGGCCGGTGA
- a CDS encoding alpha/beta hydrolase family esterase: MTRFRRAVGAWVAAMTLLVLAACGPADPTTAGATGPLATGPLPAGTSGQVPLDGRPFALTVPAGYDAGTPVPLVVGLHGYTSSGAELASYLGLTAQSQDRGFLLATPDGTPDADGKPFWNATTACCDFHDTGVDDSAYLAHLITTVEAQYAVDPARVYVVGHSNGGFMALRMACEHADLVTAVVSVAGEMTDDVSSCTPARPVSVLQVQGDADETIRYRGGSNGPGRRYPGAEQTVADWAGLDGCAAAPQEGPALDLEDTVSGAETTPLTWSPCEAGTEVALWTIAGGRHVPAWSPTFGPALADWLLAHAR, from the coding sequence ATGACGCGGTTTCGGAGAGCGGTAGGCGCCTGGGTCGCTGCGATGACCCTGCTCGTGCTCGCCGCGTGCGGGCCGGCGGACCCGACGACGGCGGGCGCCACCGGCCCGCTCGCCACCGGCCCGCTCCCCGCAGGGACGTCGGGGCAGGTCCCGCTGGACGGCCGCCCCTTCGCGCTGACCGTCCCCGCCGGGTACGACGCGGGCACGCCGGTGCCGCTCGTCGTCGGACTGCACGGCTACACGTCGTCGGGCGCCGAGCTGGCCTCCTACCTGGGGCTCACGGCGCAGTCGCAGGACCGCGGGTTCCTGCTGGCGACCCCCGACGGGACGCCCGACGCCGACGGCAAGCCGTTCTGGAACGCGACGACGGCATGCTGCGACTTCCACGACACCGGCGTCGACGACTCGGCATACCTCGCGCACCTCATCACGACCGTCGAGGCGCAGTACGCGGTCGACCCGGCGCGCGTCTACGTCGTCGGCCACTCCAACGGCGGGTTCATGGCGCTGCGGATGGCGTGCGAGCACGCCGACCTCGTCACCGCCGTCGTCTCGGTCGCCGGGGAGATGACCGACGACGTCTCGTCGTGCACGCCCGCACGTCCTGTGAGCGTGCTCCAGGTGCAGGGCGACGCCGACGAGACCATCCGCTACCGCGGCGGCAGCAACGGCCCGGGCCGGCGCTACCCCGGCGCGGAGCAGACGGTCGCCGACTGGGCCGGCCTCGACGGATGCGCGGCGGCGCCCCAGGAGGGGCCGGCGCTCGACCTGGAAGACACCGTGAGCGGCGCCGAGACGACGCCGCTCACGTGGTCACCGTGCGAGGCCGGCACCGAGGTCGCGCTCTGGACGATCGCCGGCGGCCGCCATGTGCCGGCATGGTCGCCGACGTTCGGTCCGGCGCTCGCGGACTGGCTGCTCGCCCACGCCCGCTAG